The following coding sequences lie in one Nakaseomyces glabratus chromosome K, complete sequence genomic window:
- the SPO24 gene encoding Spo24p (CAGL0K05390g~Protein of unknown function) encodes MPFLQLASEVEQPFVIPSLPPVTSEYSSRANSQVVDEEMIKRDLQLLQTRLNKLDESAVVSDEEEEQEVDGYRTSYNELGQRRTSLCLL; translated from the coding sequence ATGCCTTTCCTACAACTAGCTTCCGAAGTCGAACAACCATTTGTCATCCCATCTCTACCCCCAGTCACCTCCGAGTACTCTTCCAGAGCTAACTCCCAAGTGGTCGACGAAGAGATGATCAAGAGAGACTTGCAACTGCTGCAAACTAGATTGAACAAACTAGATGAAAGCGCAGTCGTCTCTGACGAGGAGGAGGAACAAGAAGTCGACGGTTACAGAACATCATACAATGAATTGGGCCAGAGAAGAACCTCTCTATGCCTATTATAA